GTCCATCAGTTCCATCTTTATCGATATGGTCGATCGGCTGATTCCCACCAACATTATCCACTCTTTGGGGGAAGGGGAATTCCTTTCAATCATTTCTTTCAGCATCCTGTCCGGGATCTTTATCATTCTGGTCGGAGGGAAACATGCGAAACTGCTGACTGATATTTTTCAGGCCGGCTTTGAAGTCATGATGCGGATGACCATGTTTATTATCAGTCTGGCTCCGATTGGTGTGCTGGCTTTCATGATTTATGCCGTATCTTCTCAGGGAATTGAAATCTTCAAGACCCTCAGCTGGTACATGGTTGCAGTACTGTTGGCTCTATTGATACATGCGGCTGTTATCTTGCCTTGTCTCCTGAAATTTATTGCACGGCGTTCTCCCCTGGAATTTGCCCGGGCAATGGGCCCGGCGTTGATGACCGCCTTCTCGACAGCCTCCTCCAACGGAACACTGCCGCTGACGATCAGCTGTGTTGAGGAAAATGCGGGAGTCTCGAATGAGGTCAGCTCGTTCGTGCTGCCTCTGGGGGCGACCATTAATATGGATGGAACGGCGCTCTATGAAGCGGTTGCAGTTCTCTTTATCGCACAGGCTTACTCGGGTGAAGTATTACCTGTCCAGCAGCAAATCCTGGTGGCGATTACCGCGTTACTGGCAAGTATTGGTGCTGCCGGCATTCCCCACGCCGGTCTGGTGATGATGGCGATTGTGCTGCAGGCGGTGGGACTTCCACTGGAAGCACAGGGCGTGATTATCGCTGTCGACCGCGTACTGGACATGTGTCGTACTTCGGTTAATGTCTGGAGTGACTCCTGCGGATGTGCGATTATTGAACGCTACCGCTAACAGGAAATTGCTCGACTCAAGTTCAATCGAACGTGGGGATTTCCTGATTCTGAAGTGAATTCAACGTGCTTAACCGCTGTAACCGTTACAGTCAGACAGGCGTCAAGGCCTGGAGGGAATAGCGGCCGATACAAGACGAAGGAGCATTCTATGCTCGAACGACTCATCTCAGTTTCGTCGTCTTGGATCAGGTGTAATGGAACAGGTACTCACCGCGCAACCTCTGGATTGGATTCATGGTCTGTGTGACCAGTTTACGGAGATCACCGGCTGGCCGTTGCATTTTACGCCCGCCAAGCCGGGAGAACGCAAATCTCTGGAAGCGGAACTCTGCCAGAACGCGAAATACTGCTGGTACGAATCGATTGAAGACGGCAAGCGGACCCTGGGATACCTTTACCTGACGCTGCCTTATGAGACTGCCAATGATCACATGTTTGTGACGGCAATCAAGCTGGCTGAACTGGTGGGTGGATTAATCTCCAAGATTGAAACCATGGGCTCCTCGCTTGAGCTCAAGAACCGCGAAGTCACTACGTTGATGGATGTCGGCCTCTCGGTTACCCGCCAGGAGGGTCTGCAGGACGCACTCCAGAAACTGCTGGAAGCAGCTCTGCAACTGACGGGATTTCGGGCTGCAGGCTTTTTCCTGTTGAATTCGGAATCGAATCAACTCTCGCTCCGCGTCCAGTATTGTCTGCATACATTTGAGATTCCCTTTCATCGCCGGAAACTGAAAGAATCACCCCCTGATCTGGAAGCGTTCGCACACGATGCCCTGATTGTGAATCGGCACGAGAATCCGGAACTGGCCGACTGGTTGCCTGAGGGATGTCTGACGGGCGTCTGTGTGTCGGTGCAGTCCGAGACGGGCCCCTTTGGAACTCTATGGGCCTTCGATCGACGTGCCCGCCATCTCAATGAACGCGATGTCCATATTCTGAAATCAATTGGCGCCCAGGTCAGTACCATTCTGGAACGGGCTGTATTACTCAAAGAGAGTCAGAATCAGCTGCGTCTCAAGAAAGAGTTGAAGGTGATTTCAGAATCGTTTCCTGTCGAACTGGCCCAGGAACGTGACTGGGATCGCGAGTTCCAGGCAGCAGTCCAGTCGATCAGTCATCACGAAGTCGGGGGCGATCTCTGTGAATTCATTCCCCTTTCTCCGCATGTGACCTGTTTCGCGCTGGGAGACGCCTCGGGAGACAGTATCCCGGCTGCGGTGGTCATGGCATCTGTACGTGGTGCTTTACGTACATTGACAGAAGGGCCCATTGAACAGGCTAGAGATACGCAGCATGTCATCAGCCGCATTAATACGGCGCTGTATCATACTTCGCTGCCACATCAGTTCATGAGTATGCTATACGGCGTGATCGATACCCGGGCCCGGACGTTTACTTACACCAACGCGGGACATCCGGCGCCCTTCTGGGTTCATAAAGGGAAGATCACCACACTGACGTCTCACGGAATGCTGCTGGGAGTCACGGAATCAAATGATTATGACTATTCGGTCATTCCGATCTGTAAGAACGACATCATTGTCGGATTCAGTGATGGTATCAGCGAAGCCATGAGCAGCGAACGGAAAATGTTCCGCTCTGATGGCATCATGAAGGTCCTGGAAAATCACATTGAAGATACCGCAGACGAAGTGATGCGGGGGATCTGGTCCAAGCTGCAGCAACACCTCGAAGGGGGAAATGATGGTGACGACCGTACCCTGATGGTTGTCAAGTTCGCCCCCAATCCGGAGTGATCCTCAGACTTCCTGGTTCTGCGATGATCAGCCGACAATGCGAAAGGGAGGACGCTCGGAATCAGGCTCCACTTTCATAGTGTTCTCTTCAGGCCAGTCCTCCGGCGCAATCGCAGCCAGTTCGATACTCGATTCGATTTCCCGAGAGGCCTGACTGTCACTGACCATTGCTGGACTGCCATTGGCTTTGGGACTGGCTACAGGTTGCTGCATCCAGCGGTTCAGCCGTAATAACTGTGACCGTGGAACCGTCAGCGGATAATGTGAGCAGCGGTAGCTGTGTCGTACGCTGTTCTGCCACAGGCTGGCTGCAGACGGGCTCAATAAGCTCAGGTTCACACCACGTTCATCATCCAGGATTGACTGCTGAATCATATTTGAGATGAGAGTCGTGACCGTTTCCGGATTGGTATCAGGAGCACGACCGATGGCCAGGTAATCAGTACCAGCAGCGTGTTGCAGGCCGTAGGCAAATGCGACGACACGATGATTGACAAACAGGGCATCGATGCGGGCCATTCCGGAGCGTGACGCAGGGCCATGGATATCCCGCAGGAAGTCCAGCTTTTGACTGAGAGTATGAGCGCCTCCGGCGATCAGTGTCTGATTCCCATGTCGGAAATCCATCTGCTCAAACTGAGACCAGAGATCCCAGCGAGGATTCCAGCCGGGAGCCAGCGGATCTTCCAACCGTGAGCGGTAAAAGGAAACATGTCCGTCTTGCGCCGTGATTTCTTCAGACTGTTGAATGTGCTCTCTGGCTTCAGGGGATCGACTGGCCAGATACTCGATCCAACTGGTATCACTGGTGTCGACCAGGGACAAACGACGCCAGGGAGCCGAACTGCCCTGGTAGCCGACTGACTTTAAGGCGTTGGCTGTCCGCCGATGGTCGTGGCCATCCTGGTCAACATAACGCAGGTCGATCAGGTCCCAGTCACGTCGAGTCGACCGGATGTGTCTGATCGCTGAGACCATTGTCGCTGCCGAGTTACCACCGATCTGTCCATAGAAAGTCCCCCAGTTGTCCAGTGGGTAGGTCAGGACGCGCACGGTGCCCAGCGGTGTTGCCACCGGTTTGACTACCAGTGGCACGATACCGATGATTTTATTTCTCAGAGTGACGAACAGAACACGTAATTTGAGACCTTTTCCGAAGTGCGCCCAGTAGTGTTCCAGCCATTCCGGAGAATGAGCGAAGGTCGCTCCCCTGGTTTTACCGAGCAGATCGCGCCACGCCAGACGAAAGTGATCCAGGCGTTCGATGTCGTTGATTTCAGCAACGGTGATCATGGCAGCTCCCATACTGGTAAAGGATGTCTCGATTTCCGATTCTCTAACTCTGCAGCAGTAAGAGAATCGCAAGATCCATGCCAGTGACCTGCTGAAGGCCTAATCACGGGTAATCGGTTCGCGCAGACTTTGAAAACTGAATAGTAGTCTGCGTCTAACCCCTTAGTGAGAGGTTCTTTGTAGAAAGTGTCTCTCGTTGAATATCGAAATTACTGGAATCCAGCTGCCAGGGCAGGGGCTTTACTGCTGATGTCATAAATCAACAAATCGGCGGAGATGTTGATTTATGTCAACAGATTGCGAGCATCAGCTGCTCAGTTTTTTGAGAGCTGCTGCGGCTGCTTTTTTCACGCGTGGATCCTGATCCTTGGATGCGGCTTCCAGGGCCTGTTTGATTTCCGGAGTTTTGATCCCGTATTCACCCAGACTGATTGCCGCTTCGAGACGGGCATCCGGATTCGGATGATCGGTTACGACTTTGGCCATCACGGGAGCTGCTTTCTCGGCCCGTTGGGGAGTCGGATCAATTTTCGTCAATGCCCAGAGGGTGACAGCGTTCTCCATATTGTTATTGCTGGATTTGAGTGTCTTCTCCAGCTGAGGGACTTCCGCTTTGGCTACTTTGCCGAAACGGGCCATGGCATAAGTTGCGACCAGACGGAGATCGATATTGCCCGAATTGAGATAGGGGGCAATTGCAGAGATCGCAGGTGCGGCAGCGGGGCCAATTTCGGCCAGGGCTGTGATCAGTTCCTGGATGACGCGGGAATTCTCTTCTTGTTTCAGCGCCGCTGTCAGAGCAGGAATCGCAGATTTCGCTTCAGGTCCCATCAGGGAAATCGCATTAGCGGCTTCTCGGCGGACGAGGGGACGCTCATCGGTGAGTGCTTTGGTCAGACCGGGGAGTGCTGTTTTAATCGTTT
The genomic region above belongs to Gimesia chilikensis and contains:
- a CDS encoding dicarboxylate/amino acid:cation symporter, which encodes MKSLPLHYQILIALILGTVLGFLFNPGEEPLVGLTLTVSPQDGGYKVVQQQAEQDPQTLEFSSKEALLKRYPELKKQFVAGDLEKPETFEVKGRMIHIVDSAREVHLTYTRTVDKKVTVTTYSAENGEELVEKYPQWKTEFELFGNTISQKVMAISKWVGDLFLRLLKMVTIPLIVTSLITGIASLGNATRFGAMFSKTLLYYLSTSLLAIFTGIFVVNLIRPGIGAELPGGSGSLSSGQESISSIFIDMVDRLIPTNIIHSLGEGEFLSIISFSILSGIFIILVGGKHAKLLTDIFQAGFEVMMRMTMFIISLAPIGVLAFMIYAVSSQGIEIFKTLSWYMVAVLLALLIHAAVILPCLLKFIARRSPLEFARAMGPALMTAFSTASSNGTLPLTISCVEENAGVSNEVSSFVLPLGATINMDGTALYEAVAVLFIAQAYSGEVLPVQQQILVAITALLASIGAAGIPHAGLVMMAIVLQAVGLPLEAQGVIIAVDRVLDMCRTSVNVWSDSCGCAIIERYR
- a CDS encoding GAF domain-containing SpoIIE family protein phosphatase; this translates as MEQVLTAQPLDWIHGLCDQFTEITGWPLHFTPAKPGERKSLEAELCQNAKYCWYESIEDGKRTLGYLYLTLPYETANDHMFVTAIKLAELVGGLISKIETMGSSLELKNREVTTLMDVGLSVTRQEGLQDALQKLLEAALQLTGFRAAGFFLLNSESNQLSLRVQYCLHTFEIPFHRRKLKESPPDLEAFAHDALIVNRHENPELADWLPEGCLTGVCVSVQSETGPFGTLWAFDRRARHLNERDVHILKSIGAQVSTILERAVLLKESQNQLRLKKELKVISESFPVELAQERDWDREFQAAVQSISHHEVGGDLCEFIPLSPHVTCFALGDASGDSIPAAVVMASVRGALRTLTEGPIEQARDTQHVISRINTALYHTSLPHQFMSMLYGVIDTRARTFTYTNAGHPAPFWVHKGKITTLTSHGMLLGVTESNDYDYSVIPICKNDIIVGFSDGISEAMSSERKMFRSDGIMKVLENHIEDTADEVMRGIWSKLQQHLEGGNDGDDRTLMVVKFAPNPE
- a CDS encoding GNAT family N-acetyltransferase gives rise to the protein MITVAEINDIERLDHFRLAWRDLLGKTRGATFAHSPEWLEHYWAHFGKGLKLRVLFVTLRNKIIGIVPLVVKPVATPLGTVRVLTYPLDNWGTFYGQIGGNSAATMVSAIRHIRSTRRDWDLIDLRYVDQDGHDHRRTANALKSVGYQGSSAPWRRLSLVDTSDTSWIEYLASRSPEAREHIQQSEEITAQDGHVSFYRSRLEDPLAPGWNPRWDLWSQFEQMDFRHGNQTLIAGGAHTLSQKLDFLRDIHGPASRSGMARIDALFVNHRVVAFAYGLQHAAGTDYLAIGRAPDTNPETVTTLISNMIQQSILDDERGVNLSLLSPSAASLWQNSVRHSYRCSHYPLTVPRSQLLRLNRWMQQPVASPKANGSPAMVSDSQASREIESSIELAAIAPEDWPEENTMKVEPDSERPPFRIVG